The Falco cherrug isolate bFalChe1 chromosome 6, bFalChe1.pri, whole genome shotgun sequence genome window below encodes:
- the METTL24 gene encoding probable methyltransferase-like protein 24 isoform X3 has translation MNLNSLREYSETTKKPWSICLDERFSLIHRIRSKQCRLYSLGLGNDDNQFEISMANSGCEVHRFDPSIKSAHIQEGRHLWYHRLSIDWRDPNPAIAAHKLHSNTKKLGTILNEFGHQKIDVLKADVESAEWKILENLILEDVVEQIGQLVFEVHIHWPGFEVSGNDSTVVRYWYSLLRELELKDFKLFHTYKDLSKPQMFLKKEAFNASSCYTLSWVNTRWT, from the exons ATGAACCTGAACAGCCTGAGAGAGTACTCTGAAACCACAAAGAAGCCCTGGTCGATCTGTCTTGATGAGAGGTTTAGCCTCATTCATAGAATTAGAAGCAAGCAATGCCGTCTCTATTCCCTTGG GCTAGGCAATGATGACAACCAGTTTGAGATCAGCATGGCCAACAGTGGATGTGAGGTTCATCGATTTGACCCCAGCATCAAGTCAGCACACATTCAGGAGGGTCGGCACCTCTGGTATCATCGCCTGTCCATTGACTGGAGGGATCCCAATCCAGCCATTGCTGCTCATAAACTTCACAGCAACACGAAGAAGCTGGGCACAATACTGAATGAATTTGGGCATCAGAAG ATTGATGTCCTCAAGGCAGATGTGGAAAGTGCTGAGTGGAAAATTTTGGAAAACCTGATCCTGGAAGATGTCGTTGAGCAGATAGGACAGCTGGTCTTTGAGGTGCACATCCACTGGCCTGGGTTTGAGGTCAGCGGCAATGACAGCACCGTGGTGCGGTACTGGTACAGTCTGCTCCGAGAACTGGAGCTGAAGGACTTTAAGCTTTTCCATACCTACAAAGACTTATCAAAACCacagatgtttctgaaaaaggaaGCCTTCAACGCCAGTAGCTGTTACACACTGAGCTGGGTAAATACAAGATGGACATAG